A portion of the Rhodothermus sp. genome contains these proteins:
- a CDS encoding iron ABC transporter permease: MKLRALSLGFWLLGLLLVSVGAGVALGSVSLAPDVVLHALLGRLVGAPADPVAERIVWQLRLPRVLMALLTGGGLAIVGVAMQALVRNPLAEPYILGLSSGASVGASLFYLGLLPPLLSRTLSMPLAAFLGALLALTLVYLVARQNGLLSITRLLLGGVAISALMASITSFITFASPSPDKLRAVLFWLLGSFSGARWSLLPLPALAALLGLLGMLALTRPMDLLLLGEEPAAQLGVPVERAKRLLIFMAALVTGTLVAFSGTIGFVGLIIPHAVRALTGVPHRRVVPLSFLLGAIFLIWADLAARLVLPGVELPVGVVTALCGVPFFLMLLRRGHYRFG; this comes from the coding sequence ATGAAATTGCGTGCGTTGTCCCTGGGCTTCTGGCTGCTTGGTCTGCTGCTTGTCTCAGTAGGGGCCGGTGTGGCGCTGGGGAGCGTTTCCCTGGCTCCAGATGTCGTATTGCACGCGCTACTTGGCCGGCTGGTGGGTGCGCCGGCCGATCCGGTTGCCGAACGGATCGTCTGGCAACTTCGGCTGCCCCGGGTGTTGATGGCACTCCTGACCGGCGGCGGGTTGGCGATTGTGGGAGTAGCCATGCAAGCACTGGTGCGTAATCCACTGGCCGAGCCGTATATTCTCGGGCTTTCGAGCGGTGCAAGTGTCGGTGCTTCGCTCTTCTATCTGGGTTTGCTGCCTCCCCTCCTGTCGCGTACGCTCTCGATGCCCCTGGCGGCCTTTCTGGGCGCCCTGCTCGCGCTAACGCTCGTCTATCTGGTGGCCCGTCAGAACGGCCTGCTTTCGATTACGCGGCTGTTGTTGGGGGGAGTGGCGATCTCGGCGCTGATGGCCTCCATCACGTCGTTCATCACGTTTGCCTCGCCCAGCCCGGACAAGCTCCGCGCCGTGTTATTCTGGTTGCTGGGCTCCTTTAGCGGCGCCCGCTGGTCCCTGTTGCCCCTTCCGGCTCTGGCTGCCCTGCTGGGTCTACTTGGTATGCTGGCGCTCACGCGGCCGATGGATCTGCTGTTGCTGGGTGAAGAGCCGGCTGCTCAGCTTGGCGTTCCTGTCGAACGCGCCAAGCGTCTTCTGATTTTCATGGCGGCGCTGGTAACCGGTACGCTGGTCGCTTTTTCCGGCACGATCGGCTTTGTCGGGTTGATCATCCCCCACGCCGTTCGTGCGCTGACGGGCGTCCCTCACCGAAGGGTAGTGCCATTGAGCTTTCTGCTGGGGGCTATCTTCCTGATCTGGGCCGATCTGGCAGCCCGGCTGGTGCTACCGGGTGTCGAGCTACCTGTGGGCGTGGTCACTGCCCTGTGTGGCGTTCCCTTCTTTCTGATGCTACTACGCCGCGGCCACTACCGCTTCGGTTGA
- a CDS encoding cytochrome c biogenesis protein CcdA encodes MKVGQRLSYTGLLVLLVLQVWPVQAQRATDLVQWRARAYPETVAPGDSLWLRLEASIAEGWKMYALDSPPPTRGVRVRLDTLPAGIRQAGPPRQQPPREGYDPFFEQVVRYFMNQTVLAVPLVVGADATSGPRTLKARVEFTICNDRICLPPTEVPVEATVRIDPQAPPTATLPRFEPAVPPIDPASSTPTTEDVPALTEAATQDLARARSGGLWGFLLLAIGAGLAALLTPCVFPMIPLTVSFFTRQGGNRAQAVRMALVYGLAIVATFTGLGVLTALLVGASGAQTIAANPWINLFIGLVFILFALSLLGLYELRLPSGLINYFNRQSQTHGGYLGVLFMGLTLTLVSFSCTAPFVGGLLAATALGEWGYPILGMVAFSLTFATPFVLFALFPRALQALPRSGSWMQTIKVMLGFVELAAALKFLSNADLVWGWGILSRPLVIALVAVLFFLTGLYLIGKLRLSHEPPVETVGVGRLLVAVLFFGLSLYMLPGLLGAPLGNLDAYLPPRRATDVGLVALLQNNGGAGNAAELSWHEDLEAALNEAQATGRPVFIDFTGYTCTNCRQMEATVFPHPEVARRLREDFVRLRLYTDDASVGPKWQRYQLQLTGTVALPTYAIVPPEGRPLLARHMGLASVEEFVAFLERGRQAFRQWLAEKAGARRASEATAALR; translated from the coding sequence ATGAAAGTCGGACAACGGTTGTCATACACCGGCCTGCTGGTGTTGCTTGTGCTGCAGGTATGGCCGGTGCAGGCGCAGCGGGCGACCGATCTGGTACAGTGGCGGGCCCGGGCCTATCCGGAAACGGTGGCGCCGGGCGACTCGCTCTGGCTTCGCCTGGAAGCGAGCATTGCGGAGGGGTGGAAGATGTATGCGCTCGACTCGCCCCCCCCTACGCGTGGCGTTCGGGTTCGCCTCGACACATTACCGGCCGGGATACGACAGGCGGGACCGCCACGCCAGCAGCCTCCTCGTGAAGGCTATGATCCGTTTTTCGAGCAGGTCGTTCGCTATTTCATGAATCAGACCGTGCTGGCGGTGCCGCTGGTTGTGGGGGCGGACGCCACCTCCGGCCCACGTACACTGAAGGCCCGGGTCGAATTCACCATCTGCAACGATCGGATCTGCCTGCCTCCCACGGAGGTGCCCGTTGAGGCAACCGTTCGCATTGATCCCCAGGCTCCTCCGACGGCTACCCTGCCACGCTTTGAACCAGCGGTGCCTCCGATCGATCCGGCATCGTCCACGCCAACGACGGAAGACGTGCCGGCCCTGACGGAAGCGGCCACACAGGATCTGGCACGGGCGCGTTCTGGTGGACTCTGGGGCTTTCTGCTGCTGGCCATAGGGGCCGGCCTGGCAGCGCTGCTTACCCCCTGCGTCTTTCCCATGATTCCCCTGACCGTTTCGTTCTTTACCCGACAGGGAGGGAATCGGGCACAGGCCGTCCGCATGGCGCTCGTCTATGGGCTGGCGATTGTGGCGACGTTTACCGGGCTGGGTGTGCTGACGGCCCTGCTCGTCGGGGCATCCGGAGCGCAGACTATCGCAGCCAATCCCTGGATCAACCTTTTCATCGGGCTGGTTTTCATTCTGTTTGCGTTGTCGCTGCTCGGACTCTACGAACTGCGCCTGCCTTCCGGATTGATCAACTACTTTAACCGCCAGAGCCAGACGCATGGCGGCTATTTGGGAGTGCTCTTCATGGGGCTGACCCTCACGCTGGTGTCGTTCTCCTGCACGGCGCCCTTCGTAGGGGGCCTGCTGGCTGCTACGGCGCTGGGTGAGTGGGGCTATCCCATACTGGGGATGGTAGCCTTCAGCCTGACGTTCGCGACGCCGTTTGTGCTGTTTGCGCTGTTTCCTCGGGCCCTGCAGGCCCTACCGCGCTCGGGGTCCTGGATGCAAACGATCAAGGTGATGCTGGGCTTTGTGGAGCTGGCGGCTGCCCTGAAGTTTCTCTCGAATGCGGACCTGGTATGGGGCTGGGGGATCCTTTCCCGACCGCTGGTGATTGCGCTGGTGGCCGTACTGTTTTTCCTGACGGGCCTGTACCTGATCGGTAAGCTGCGCCTGTCGCATGAACCACCCGTAGAAACCGTGGGTGTCGGACGGTTGCTGGTGGCCGTGCTGTTCTTCGGCCTGTCGCTCTACATGCTACCCGGTCTGCTGGGTGCGCCGCTGGGCAACCTGGACGCGTACCTGCCGCCCCGCCGGGCTACGGACGTAGGGCTGGTGGCGCTGCTCCAGAACAACGGCGGTGCCGGAAATGCGGCGGAGCTGAGCTGGCATGAAGACCTGGAAGCAGCCCTGAACGAAGCACAGGCGACGGGGCGTCCCGTGTTTATCGACTTTACAGGCTACACCTGCACAAATTGCCGTCAGATGGAAGCTACTGTGTTCCCGCACCCGGAGGTGGCGCGGCGGTTGCGGGAAGATTTCGTGCGGCTTCGGCTCTACACCGACGATGCATCGGTAGGGCCGAAGTGGCAGCGCTATCAGCTCCAGTTAACCGGTACCGTGGCACTCCCGACCTATGCGATTGTGCCCCCTGAGGGCAGACCCTTGCTGGCAAGGCATATGGGACTGGCCTCGGTGGAAGAGTTTGTAGCCTTTCTGGAAAGAGGACGACAGGCCTTCAGGCAGTGGCTGGCAGAAAAAGCTGGAGCGCGTAGGGCCTCCGAGGCGACGGCTGCCCTGCGCTAA
- a CDS encoding cell division protein ZapA, producing the protein MALEKSIQVTIMGRKYPLRVRPADEALMYHLAAVVDEKMQAFRAAHPEQPELTAAVIVALSLAEALHEAHETLRALDATLCETVQELLTLLEHPESAATLPEQPASDAI; encoded by the coding sequence ATGGCCCTGGAAAAGTCCATACAGGTTACCATCATGGGACGTAAATACCCGCTCCGGGTACGTCCTGCCGATGAAGCGCTCATGTACCACCTGGCCGCCGTGGTCGATGAAAAAATGCAGGCATTTCGGGCAGCCCACCCGGAACAGCCTGAGCTTACGGCCGCTGTCATTGTAGCGCTCTCGCTGGCGGAAGCGCTGCATGAAGCGCACGAGACGCTACGCGCACTGGACGCAACACTTTGTGAAACCGTCCAGGAGCTACTGACACTGTTGGAACATCCGGAATCTGCGGCAACCCTGCCGGAACAGCCTGCCTCTGATGCCATATAA
- the rny gene encoding ribonuclease Y, translating to MDLLLIAGLALLAVGAGIALDRWLLTRTLKSAREQARQILAEAEAKAAAQQRARLEEAQAILQRERQAFEQERAEARKALHQAQERLAERQEALNRRTLRVNEREKALARAAEAIEALRREADANFRQAEALYQQAQALLEALRHQQEALAQRETEVGRLQEELAAKQAELDRMLDEQMRRLEQLAGLSRQEAKEMLMAQLIEEAKLEAASMIKEIRDEARLKANREARKIILTAIQRTAASHAIENTVSVVNIQSDEMKGRIIGREGRNIRAFEAATGVEVIVDDTPEAVILSAFNPIRREIARLALTRLIQDGRIHPARIEEVVEKATAEIEEEILEIGERTVIDLNLHGMHPELIRLVGRMRYRTSYGQNLLAHSIETARIASLIAAELGLDADKARRAGLLHDIGKVVEEEIDRPHALVGMELCRKYKEDPEVCNAVGAHHDEIEMTTLIAPIVQAADAISGARPGARREALEAYIKRLEKLEALAASFPGVERVYAIQAGREVRVIVNHDLVSDAQAEQLALDISKKIQQEMQYPGQIKVTVIREVRSVAYAR from the coding sequence ATGGACCTGCTACTCATTGCCGGCCTTGCCCTTCTGGCTGTTGGTGCCGGCATTGCCCTGGATAGATGGTTACTGACCCGCACACTGAAGTCGGCGCGTGAGCAGGCACGGCAGATTCTGGCCGAAGCCGAAGCAAAAGCAGCAGCCCAGCAACGTGCACGCCTGGAAGAAGCACAGGCCATCCTGCAACGCGAACGGCAGGCCTTTGAACAGGAACGCGCCGAGGCACGCAAGGCCCTGCATCAGGCCCAGGAACGCCTGGCCGAACGCCAGGAAGCCCTGAACCGCCGCACGCTGCGCGTCAACGAACGCGAAAAAGCGCTGGCCAGAGCCGCCGAAGCCATTGAGGCCCTACGCCGTGAAGCCGATGCCAACTTCCGGCAGGCAGAAGCGCTATATCAGCAGGCGCAGGCCCTCCTGGAAGCATTGCGTCACCAACAGGAAGCGCTGGCGCAGCGTGAAACTGAAGTCGGGCGGCTGCAGGAAGAACTTGCAGCCAAACAGGCAGAACTGGACCGGATGCTTGATGAGCAGATGCGCCGGTTGGAACAGCTTGCGGGCCTGTCGCGCCAGGAGGCCAAAGAAATGCTCATGGCACAACTGATCGAAGAGGCCAAACTGGAGGCGGCCTCCATGATCAAAGAGATTCGCGACGAAGCCCGGCTGAAGGCCAACCGCGAAGCCCGTAAGATCATTCTGACGGCCATTCAGCGAACAGCGGCCAGCCATGCCATCGAAAACACCGTCTCGGTGGTTAATATTCAATCCGACGAGATGAAAGGGCGGATCATCGGACGTGAAGGCCGGAACATCCGCGCGTTCGAGGCAGCCACCGGAGTCGAAGTAATTGTTGACGACACTCCCGAGGCGGTCATCCTCTCGGCCTTCAATCCCATCCGTCGTGAAATTGCTCGACTGGCATTGACCCGGCTGATCCAAGATGGCCGCATCCACCCGGCCCGCATTGAAGAAGTGGTCGAGAAGGCAACGGCCGAGATCGAAGAGGAGATCCTGGAGATTGGCGAACGGACGGTTATCGATCTGAATCTGCATGGCATGCATCCAGAGCTGATCCGGCTTGTTGGTCGCATGCGTTACCGCACGAGTTACGGCCAGAATCTTCTGGCCCATTCCATCGAAACGGCACGTATCGCCTCCCTCATTGCCGCCGAACTGGGACTGGATGCCGACAAGGCCCGTCGGGCCGGCCTGCTGCACGACATCGGGAAGGTGGTCGAAGAAGAAATTGACCGCCCTCACGCCCTGGTGGGCATGGAGCTCTGCCGCAAATATAAGGAGGATCCGGAAGTGTGTAATGCGGTGGGAGCCCACCATGACGAAATCGAAATGACCACCTTGATCGCACCCATCGTACAGGCAGCCGACGCCATCTCAGGAGCCCGTCCGGGCGCTCGGCGCGAAGCGCTGGAGGCCTACATTAAGCGACTGGAAAAACTCGAGGCGCTGGCTGCCTCTTTCCCCGGCGTTGAACGCGTCTATGCCATCCAGGCCGGACGCGAGGTGCGCGTGATCGTCAACCACGACCTGGTTTCCGATGCGCAGGCCGAACAGCTGGCCCTGGACATCTCCAAAAAAATCCAGCAGGAGATGCAGTATCCGGGGCAGATCAAGGTAACGGTGATCCGCGAAGTGCGCTCGGTTGCCTATGCCAGGTAA
- a CDS encoding MFS transporter — translation MTAHPFGVVTRRAYWLIVLFGLVSLLADLTYESARSLIGPYLGWLGASATAVGVVAGAGELVGYGLRLVSGYLSDRTRRYWTLTLLGYAINLLAVPALALAGRWEVAAALIIAERAGKALRAPARDVLLSHATAQVGHGRGFGLHEALDQIGAVAGPLLMAGVLWQGGSYRSAFALLLVPALLALLLLGVARLRYPRPQELEAAAAMHPADQALPRTFWIYLVGAGLLAAGYADFPLIAFHFREAEVLPEAWIPLSYALAMGVDAVAALGLGRLFDRFGPIILALVVALSAAFVPLAFLGGAVAVWAAMVLWGIGMGAQESILRAALAQMIAPGRRGVAFGLFHAVFGVCWFGGSALLGVLYDTSRTALVIVAVTLQLLAALVWGWMSRQPKR, via the coding sequence ATGACAGCGCACCCTTTCGGGGTGGTTACGCGACGAGCCTACTGGCTGATCGTGCTGTTCGGGCTGGTCAGCCTGCTGGCTGATCTTACCTATGAGAGTGCCCGTAGTCTGATCGGGCCTTATCTGGGGTGGCTGGGGGCGTCGGCCACCGCCGTGGGTGTCGTAGCAGGAGCCGGTGAGCTGGTCGGCTATGGGCTCCGGCTGGTCAGTGGCTATCTGAGCGACCGGACTCGGCGTTACTGGACGCTCACGCTGCTGGGCTACGCGATCAACCTGCTGGCCGTGCCTGCTCTGGCACTGGCTGGTCGCTGGGAGGTGGCGGCTGCGCTGATTATCGCGGAGCGGGCTGGAAAGGCATTGCGCGCACCTGCCCGTGATGTGCTGCTGTCGCATGCGACGGCGCAGGTGGGTCATGGTCGAGGGTTCGGGCTGCACGAAGCGCTGGACCAGATCGGAGCGGTAGCCGGCCCGCTACTGATGGCTGGCGTGCTATGGCAGGGCGGGAGTTACCGAAGCGCCTTCGCGCTGCTGCTGGTGCCCGCACTGCTGGCGCTGTTGCTGCTTGGCGTGGCCCGGCTACGCTATCCACGTCCCCAGGAGCTGGAGGCAGCAGCGGCTATGCATCCAGCAGATCAGGCCCTTCCCCGTACGTTCTGGATCTATCTGGTGGGTGCCGGACTGCTGGCGGCTGGCTATGCCGACTTTCCCTTGATAGCCTTTCACTTTCGGGAAGCGGAGGTGCTGCCCGAAGCCTGGATTCCCCTGAGCTACGCCCTGGCGATGGGCGTCGATGCCGTAGCGGCACTGGGACTGGGACGGCTGTTCGATCGCTTTGGCCCTATCATACTGGCGCTGGTGGTGGCGCTCAGTGCGGCTTTTGTCCCGCTGGCCTTTCTGGGAGGTGCCGTAGCAGTATGGGCAGCCATGGTGCTGTGGGGCATCGGCATGGGCGCGCAGGAGTCCATCCTGCGGGCTGCGCTGGCCCAGATGATCGCGCCGGGTCGGCGGGGCGTAGCTTTCGGGTTGTTTCATGCCGTTTTCGGTGTGTGCTGGTTTGGAGGAAGCGCATTGCTGGGCGTGCTTTATGATACCTCAAGGACGGCCCTGGTGATCGTGGCGGTAACGCTTCAGTTGCTGGCTGCCCTGGTATGGGGTTGGATGAGTCGTCAACCGAAGCGGTAG
- a CDS encoding helical backbone metal receptor has product MRLFSSRLLLLLLLVGLGACRRSPAPTDGTLSFTDDLGRVVTLSRVPERVVTLAPSLTEIVFAAGAGHKLVGVTTADDYPPAVDTLPRFSALPVNFEAIVALQPDLVLATDQVNNPRDATTFEALGLPVYFFSYASLDDVLEAILTTGALLGTESAARRTVDSLRLRLARLAAVVDTLQQRPSVLVLISDATLYAFGRGSYVHDLVARAGGESLTASLPNPAPVLSEELVLQLQPEFIVVAAGADYDPDRLLQQHPSWDLLPAVRNRRICGIEPSLILRPGPRLLDGLEALLQCFHPALARKLP; this is encoded by the coding sequence ATGCGGCTTTTTTCAAGTCGGCTGCTACTGCTGTTGCTGCTGGTTGGGCTTGGAGCCTGTCGTCGCTCACCAGCACCGACCGACGGCACGTTGTCCTTCACGGATGACCTGGGGCGTGTGGTCACCCTATCCCGTGTGCCGGAGCGTGTGGTAACGCTGGCCCCCAGCCTGACCGAAATCGTCTTTGCAGCCGGAGCCGGCCACAAGCTGGTTGGGGTCACCACTGCTGACGACTATCCTCCGGCTGTTGACACGCTTCCTCGCTTCAGCGCGTTACCGGTCAATTTCGAGGCGATCGTTGCACTGCAACCAGACCTGGTGCTGGCCACCGACCAGGTGAACAATCCGCGTGATGCAACCACCTTTGAAGCGCTGGGACTGCCGGTGTACTTTTTTTCGTATGCTTCGCTCGATGATGTGCTGGAAGCGATCCTGACCACAGGCGCGCTACTGGGAACCGAGTCGGCTGCCCGTCGCACCGTAGATTCGCTACGCCTTCGACTTGCCCGACTGGCCGCCGTGGTCGATACGCTTCAGCAGCGTCCTTCCGTACTGGTGCTGATCAGCGATGCAACGCTTTACGCTTTCGGTCGGGGCAGCTACGTGCACGACCTGGTAGCCCGCGCCGGTGGGGAAAGCTTGACGGCTTCACTCCCCAACCCGGCACCAGTATTGAGCGAGGAGCTGGTTCTGCAGCTTCAACCGGAGTTCATTGTCGTGGCAGCCGGAGCCGACTATGATCCAGACCGGCTGTTGCAGCAGCATCCATCCTGGGACCTGCTGCCGGCCGTCCGCAACCGACGCATCTGTGGGATTGAGCCTTCGCTTATCTTGCGTCCCGGCCCCCGTCTGTTGGATGGCCTGGAAGCCCTGCTGCAATGTTTTCATCCGGCACTGGCTCGCAAGCTGCCATGA
- a CDS encoding sigma-54 dependent transcriptional regulator, with product MAKACVFVVDDEPKLGELFANVLRRDGYEVYPFVHPQAMLEAMEHGRQPDVVLADLMMPEINGIELLEILRKRRLHVPVIIMTAHSSVQTAVEAMRRGAFHYLQKPVNLEEMRMLLKKALHRQERTPISSASPDEASDYPISGILGESEPIRKVRQTIEMLRDVPGTIVLIRGETGTGKNLVARTIHANSCYSSGRFVEINCAALPDNLLEAELFGYEKGAFTDARTSKPGLLEVADGGTVFLDEIDSMSLALQAKLLSFLESRTFRRLGGIDDIQVNVRILCATNVNLEQLVAEQKFRPDLFYRINVVNIYLPALREMGKDVLLIARHFIAQFNRELGRQVKGLTPEAEKKLLSYHWPGNVRELRNVLERAMIFNRKAWIEADDLHLLPANVASGATLPPSNGIFYFPSGSTLEELEKAYILHTLKHYKATFTEVAQMLGISKKTLWEKRKRYNLDRELARS from the coding sequence ATGGCAAAAGCCTGTGTGTTTGTGGTGGATGATGAGCCCAAGCTGGGCGAGCTGTTTGCCAACGTGCTCCGGCGGGACGGTTATGAGGTATATCCCTTTGTACATCCACAGGCCATGCTGGAAGCCATGGAGCATGGCCGACAGCCCGATGTGGTACTGGCCGATCTGATGATGCCGGAAATCAACGGTATCGAATTGCTGGAAATTTTGCGAAAGCGTCGGTTGCACGTGCCCGTGATCATTATGACCGCGCATTCGTCGGTGCAGACGGCTGTTGAGGCCATGCGACGGGGCGCTTTTCACTATCTCCAGAAACCGGTCAATCTGGAGGAGATGCGCATGCTCCTCAAAAAGGCCCTGCACCGTCAGGAGCGCACGCCCATTTCGTCGGCTTCGCCAGATGAAGCCTCGGATTATCCCATCTCAGGTATCCTGGGAGAAAGCGAGCCTATTCGTAAGGTGCGTCAGACCATCGAAATGCTTCGAGATGTCCCGGGTACGATTGTGTTGATTCGGGGTGAGACCGGTACCGGCAAGAATCTGGTGGCTCGTACGATCCATGCTAATTCCTGCTACAGTAGCGGACGCTTTGTGGAGATCAATTGCGCGGCGTTACCCGACAATCTGTTGGAAGCCGAGCTGTTCGGGTACGAAAAAGGCGCTTTCACAGATGCCCGAACTTCCAAGCCGGGTCTGCTCGAAGTGGCTGATGGGGGCACCGTGTTTCTGGACGAGATCGATTCGATGAGCCTGGCTCTCCAGGCCAAGCTGCTATCGTTTCTGGAAAGTAGAACCTTCCGACGCCTGGGGGGGATCGACGATATTCAGGTTAACGTACGCATTCTGTGTGCCACCAACGTCAATCTGGAGCAACTGGTGGCTGAGCAGAAATTTCGGCCCGACCTTTTTTATCGCATCAATGTGGTCAATATCTATTTGCCGGCGTTGCGTGAGATGGGGAAGGATGTCCTGCTGATTGCCCGCCACTTTATTGCACAGTTCAACAGAGAGCTGGGACGGCAGGTCAAGGGGCTGACACCTGAGGCCGAAAAGAAGCTGCTGAGCTATCACTGGCCCGGTAATGTGCGTGAGCTGCGTAACGTGCTGGAGCGGGCTATGATTTTCAACCGTAAAGCATGGATTGAAGCGGACGATTTGCACCTACTTCCGGCGAACGTGGCTTCTGGAGCAACGCTACCCCCATCCAATGGCATCTTTTACTTCCCCAGTGGCAGCACTCTGGAAGAGCTGGAGAAAGCTTATATCCTGCACACCCTCAAGCACTACAAGGCTACCTTCACGGAGGTGGCCCAGATGCTGGGCATTTCGAAGAAGACGCTCTGGGAAAAACGCAAGCGCTACAACCTGGATCGCGAGCTGGCCCGGTCCTGA